GAAGACAGCCCATGTTCTGGAACGCATGTGAAAGGCTTTGGGAGGTCTGGAAAGGAGATAAGGGTGAACAAGAATGTATTGCCTCCTCCGGGCAGTGCACTGGGCATGCCGATGCGCCTGGGAGCCAGCGGTCCCTGCTTTGGCTGCTTGAGGGAGTAATTGAGGCACAGTGGTGGCAGCTGACTAAGCACCTGTGGCCTGCTTGGGATCTGGACTTCTTGTGAGGGCTGGCTCTCCTGGGCACCAGGGCTAGGGGGTTACAGGGGGTATGTGAGTGACGCCTGCTTTGGGAATATAaacccccctcccccgcccccatgTGCGCTGTGACCCGCGCCCTCGCAGTCCTTTCTCTCGAATCATCCATGCGCTCCTGGAGCAAGCTGGGGCATCTGTGAAGGGGTGGGTGAGAACGGGCTGAGGTTGCGCCCGCCCCGCAGTGACCCGCTCTCCCCTCTCCCCCGCCCCTGCCGTCCTAGACACCATCCGGAAGATGAAGAACGATTTCCGGAAGATGGAGGATGAGATGGACCGGCTGGCCACCAACATGGCAGTGATCACGGACTTCAGCGCGCGCATCAGCGCCACGTTGCAGGACCGCCACGAGCGCATCACCAAGTTGGCAGGTGGGCGCCGCCAGGCGGGGCCTGCAGAGGGCCTTTCCTGGGGCTCTGGGGCTAATGTCACCCTCCGTCCCCCAGGGGTCCACGCGCTGCTGCGGAAGCTGCAGTTCCTCTTTGAGCTGCCTTCACGCCTCACCAAGTGCGTGGAATTGGGCGCCTACGGGCAAGCGGTGCGCTACCAGGGCCGCGCGCAGGCCGTGCTGCAGCAGTACCAACACCTGCCCTCGTTCCGCGCCATCCAGGACGACTGCCAGGTCATCACGGCACGTCTGGCCCAGCAGCTGCGGCAGCGCTTCAGGTGTGGCCCCTCTGCCCTGACCCCAGCGCTCCCGCCGGCCCTGAACCCCATCTATGCCCGGCTCCTGGGCCCTCCTGGAGCTGTTGCCCTGCCCTGTGCTTTGCTTTGCCGCTCCTGCCCCATCCACTggcagccccagccctgcccttcaCTACCTCTCCCTCGTGCAGGGAGGGCGGCTCAGGCGCCCCGGAGCAGGCTGAGTGTGTGGAGCTGCTGCTAGCCCTGGGCGAGCCTGCGGAGGAGCTGTGTGAGGAGTTCCTGGCACACGCCCGCGGCCGGCTGGAGGAGGAGCTGAGAAgcctggaggctgagctgggacccTCGCCTCCGGCTCCTGACGTGTTAGAGTTCACCGACCACGGAGGCAGTGGCTTCGTGGGCGGCCTCTGCCAGGTGGCGGCGGCCTACCAGGAGCTGTTTGCAGCCCAGGGCCCAGCAGGTGCCGAGAGGCTGGCGGCCTTTGCCCGGGAGCTGGGCAGCCGCTATTTTGCGCTGGTGGAGCGGCGGCTGGCGCAGGAGCAGGGTGGTGGTGACAACTCGCTGCTGGTGCGGGCGCTGGACCGCTTCCACCGGCGCTTGCGGGCTCCCGGGGCCCTGCTGGCCGCTGCTGGGCTCGCAGAGGCTGCAACGGAGATCGTGGAACGCGTGGCCCGCGAGCGCCTGGGCCACCACCTGCAGGGTCTCCGGGCGGCCTTCCTGGGCTGCCTGACTGACGTCCGCCAGGCGCTGGCAGCGCCTCGAGTGGCTGGGAAGGAGGGCCCTGGCCTGGCCGAGTTGCTGGCCAATGTGGCCAGCTCCATCCTGAGCCACATTAAGGCCTCTCTGGCAGCAGTGCACCTTTTCACCGCCAAAGAGGTGTCCTTCTCCAACAAGCCCTACTTCCGGGTACGCCTCCTCTTGGGTGTTCCTTGTTCAACCTGCTGGTTGACCCTCCAAAACTTTTTATACCAGTGCTTGGGAAACTGGGGAAACCAGGCACTCTGGGTGTGGTTTCAGGTTCTTATGCACAGTCTGGGGGGTGGGAAAGGTTCAGGGCATCTGCAGCTGGGCTGAGTGCCCTGAGAAGCAGGGCATGGTGGGGTCCCCAGTGTTGGCTTTCTCTACCCCCACTCAGGGAAGCTGCTACAGGGTACTTAGAAAGCAGGATGATGCTGTCCCTTGCAGAGGGGGCTGGAGCACTTAGAGACCCAGCAGAGGGTCATTAACAGCCCTACCTGGAAGAGGGGACCTGCTGTGGACCTGGGCACCTTCTCCTTGCAGGGTGAGTTCTGCAGTCAGGGTGTCCGTGAGGGCCTCATCGTGGGCTTCATCCGCTCTATGTGCCAGACGGCTCAGAGCTTCTGCGACAGCCCTGGGGAGAAAGGGGGTGCCACACCACCTGCCCTGCTCCTGCTGCTCTCCCGCCTCTGCCTGGACTACGAGACGGCTACCATCTCCTACATCCTCACTCTCACTGATGAACAGTTTCTGGTGCAGGTGAAGCACTAGCTCCTAGTCGGGCAGGGAATGGTGGTTCGGGGAATGCAGGTGGCTGGACAGTGCCCTCATGGCCAGACCCCGGACCAGCTGCCTGTGTGTACCCCAGCCTCCACCTTGCCCAATCTGTGCCCAGCTCCTGGTTGGCAGTGGCCCCTGAGCTGCACCCCCATACCCACTCCCTCTGTCCTCTGCCTCTTTGGCTCAGGATCAGTTCCCAGTGACACCCGTGAGCACACTGTGTGCAGAGGCCAGGGAAACTGCACGGCGGCTGCTGACCC
The genomic region above belongs to Papio anubis isolate 15944 chromosome 12, Panubis1.0, whole genome shotgun sequence and contains:
- the VPS51 gene encoding vacuolar protein sorting-associated protein 51 homolog; translated protein: MAAAAAAGPSPGSGPGDFPEGPEGEAPERRRKAHGMLKLYYGLSEGEAAGRPAGPDPLDPTDLNGAHFDPEVYLDKLRRECPLAQLMDSETDMVRQIRALDSDMQTLVYENYNKFISATDTIRKMKNDFRKMEDEMDRLATNMAVITDFSARISATLQDRHERITKLAGVHALLRKLQFLFELPSRLTKCVELGAYGQAVRYQGRAQAVLQQYQHLPSFRAIQDDCQVITARLAQQLRQRFREGGSGAPEQAECVELLLALGEPAEELCEEFLAHARGRLEEELRSLEAELGPSPPAPDVLEFTDHGGSGFVGGLCQVAAAYQELFAAQGPAGAERLAAFARELGSRYFALVERRLAQEQGGGDNSLLVRALDRFHRRLRAPGALLAAAGLAEAATEIVERVARERLGHHLQGLRAAFLGCLTDVRQALAAPRVAGKEGPGLAELLANVASSILSHIKASLAAVHLFTAKEVSFSNKPYFRGEFCSQGVREGLIVGFIRSMCQTAQSFCDSPGEKGGATPPALLLLLSRLCLDYETATISYILTLTDEQFLVQDQFPVTPVSTLCAEARETARRLLTHYVKVQGLVISQMLRKSVETRDWLSTLEPRNVRAVMKRVVEDTTAIDVQVGLLYEEGVRKAQSSDSSKRTFSVYSSSRQQGRYAPSYTPSAPMDTNLLSNIQKLFSERIDVFSPVEFNKVSVLTGIIKISLKTLLECVRLRTFGRFGLQQVQVDCHFLQLYLWRFVADEELVHLLLDEVVASAALRCPDPVPMEPSVVEVICERG